AATTTATGAGACTCCTGCTCTTGGCTTCAGAGAACAGAATCCTTGTAAACTTCCATGTGCTGCCTGTGCCCCAGAACAAAGGAGGCAGGCGCAGCAGGGGAAAGTGTTATATGCACACGTTCACACCCATAATCCAGAACACAGCAGGTAGGTCAAATTAGTAGCCTGCCAGCCTTAACAGTTCTCCTTTAACAAGCAAAGGGTCTAtaggagagaaagcagcagcttcaaaaCACAACCgctgctgctgttgccatgGAAACCTGCAGGGAAATCTCGCCTGCTCCCAGGCACTCCCATACTCCTGACTTTTAAAGCACTGGGCATCAGCAAAGACACCAGCAGGCACAACTGCGTTTCCTATCTTGAGGACCTGTGGTTTGTTACAAAGCACAGGCCGGGAACCCAGACCTGCCATCCCAGAGTTTATTTGACTCAGTAAAAATCGGTTTGACTCAgtaaaaagtgatttttcttctgtgcgTTGTTTATTCAGGTGCCCTGAAGAGGAATTTGTCTTCTGAACATGTCAGAGCAGATTTTATTGCTCTAGGTAGGTCACCTGACTTCCACtaaataaaagataattaaTATTTATCACATATAGTAATCTCATATGGTTTCTTCCACAGGCCTCAGTGAAGAGAAAGCCAGTTATTTTGCACAACAGGTATTAATACACTTTTGCTTGTCTCTAAGCTAACAAAGTGCCAGTCTTTTAAAACTGAacttttaaaagacttttaaacttttaaaaccCCACCATGCTTCTGAGGTGTGTCAGCATTTTGGGTGTTTTCTTCCAAACCAGCTCAGAATTTTGAACTGAAGATCCTCAGATAACTGATGCAGAGCACTTTGTTTAATGCTATTTCTGGTGTGTCCTGGCCTCTGCCTCGCTGGTTTGGTGATTCCTGCACTTTTCTGTGCCTTTCCTTTGattgttttcctgctttgcaTGCTCTGAGCTCCGGGGTCAGGCAGTTATACCAACACATGACTTTTTACACAGATAATGTTACATTGAAGTAGTGttaaaacaaaacctgcaaGTTTCATTTACAGAAGTGACAAGGCAGATGGAAATCCTAGCAGGACTCAATCCAGCTTTGAAAGCCCTCCCGACCCCATTAGTTTGCCCCTTTGTACACCTCTGCTTTGGGCTTCTGCCATCAGTTAGCCTCTTCTCTGACTTGTGTTGAAGTCCCAGGTAACAAACAGAGACCTTTCTGCACTGATTGCTTGTGTCCCTTTGCTCCTGCAGTGGACAGTGAATTCCCCTACCCTGACACGCCTGGCTGTTGGTCAGACACTGATGATTAACCAGCTGATAGATATGGAGTGGAAGTTTGGAGGTAATAGAGCTAAAACAtaagctgaaggagctgggaaactCAACAGCAACTCTCTActaaataactttttatttcacagttttaGCTAACAGATtatctcctttctcttctttctcacagTGACTGCTGGGAGCAGTGAACTGGAAAAAGTGGGAAGTATCTTCTTACAGGTAAATCTCCCACATCAGAGGGTTCAGGTTGTAGTGCAGTTAAGGAACAAGCTACTCAGCATGTGGGAAGCAGGGGCtgtgagaggagctgggggaaagCTGGATCCCcaggaagcagctctgcagcactgcatcTGCCTCAGTCTTCTGAGTGCAagtgctggcagacagcagGAACACTGCTGGTGCTTCTCCTCTGAAGGCATCGTGTGTCACAGAAGTGTAGCCCACTCTGAAAAGCTCTTCAAAGAGCTCAGTCTCCTAAAGGTCACGCTGTctcagggagggaggggaaatgTGGTCATTTGTAAGGACTTCCAGAGATCCTAAGGCCTGAGGAATCTATTCCTACACTTCCCAAAAAGCCTGTCAGACACGTTACAGAAAGCTGCCCATCTGAAACTCAGAGCAGAGTCCTGTACTTCTGCCTTGTCATGGTGCTCCCAATACAGgtttctgaattaaaatacctctgctttctcttcccccAAGTTGAAGCTGGTGATTAAAAAAGGGAGCCAAACAGAAAACGTATATATAGGTGAGTTAACAGTTCTGGAAAAGAAGCAACCCTGCCAGGCTTAAGTGAACTGCTCTCTGGTAACACCAGAACAGCTTTTCCAATGTTGGAAAGTGTAACCTGAAATCTAAGACTtaatgcctcttttttttcctgcagagttAACTTTGCCCCAGTTCTACAGTTTTCTGCATGAAATGGAACGGGTCAAAACCAGCCTGGAAAGCTTCAGCTGAGACTGCCTGGGTCTGTCCAGGatgtttaatttcttcttgtgGGCCTGCAGATCTGCTCTTTCCCACCTGCTCTTAACACCCTGATAAGAGAGGTCAGGGCTGTGCAACAAGTAGTGGTGTAACAGTTTGGAAGGACCCATCAGTCCTTCAGAACCTGGAACACTGGCAAGTGCCTACAAATCCACACATCTCTCTTTTTATACTGTTAAGAGAAATTGTGGTCAGAAATATGTGGATGCTTGTattaaaatagcaaagaaataaatctgttccCATCCTGCTCCTTTTGTACCAGAACTTGATTTtgtgagaaagagagaaacaagcaAGAGTTAAGCAGAGAGGGCAAGGAAAGCATCTAACCTGGTGAATCATTTAGTGCTCACTTCCAagcctggggatgctccagacccacagcagcagaaattcaCTGCCCCATGGTGTCCTGCAGGTCTGCTGAGGGACAAGGAGCACCACAgctccctgtgcctgcagctgctccaggttAGAGCTGTGCACAGAAAGCCAGTTTCTGTGAGAAAGGTGTCACAGAGCTCCTCCAACTCCCAGCTTTACACACGGGTTTTTTAGCTTGCAGAAACCCCACTCTTTTTCCATGTAGTATTTTGTGCAGCCCTGCACGAGTGACCAGACCCCTAAAGGAATGTAGGCTGAACCCTGTGTTTGGGAAACAGCTTGGGGAGCCCTGGTGGCAGACCTAGGAAAAGgatttgcatatttattttcccaCATATCAGGCCATCCAGTAGCATTTCAAGCTTTGTGACATGATcacagtaactttaaaaaaaacaaacaaacactaACCCAGTGAAATAATGCCCTGCAGAACACCCCACCTCCTTCAGGGTGTCAGGAAGAGCTGTTtcagggaggaagcagcagtCCGAAGGGCTGCTCTCTGAAGacaaaaggaatttttctgctttacgttttcctctgcctgctcctgtgATTTCCCCTtgccctcccagtgccaggGCAGCACGGCTCAGCCTTTCCCTGGCCGTGGTGGTGCCGGGGAGGATGCCAGGCCCAGTTATGGGTCAGGAATccactgcctctcctcctgcctggttGGGATTAAGCTGCTGGGGGCTGACACAGGCTGGGGCTCGCTGACCCCAAGCAGAGGGGTCACCTCCATGCTGCTCCAGTtatcccagagcagcagcagagcctcagTGCTGCCACCCGCTAGCCCGGGGCTCCCTTTATCCCATGAGGGGCAAGGCCAGCTGTGGGGAAACCCACTCATCCTCCCAAACAAGGCAACCGGGGGCAAGCATAATGCCAGGGAGACACAGTGACAGGGTGACAGACATGGCTACAGACAAGGTGACAGCCACGGTGTCCCTGCACCTCGTGGCCCCAGCGCTGCCCACGGGGTGATGGAGAGTGCCCGGCCCCCCACCCGGGGCTCTGCAGGGGAGGTGGAAGGGTGCAGCTGGAGGGGGCCACGTCCAGCCTGCCCGTCCTGCCCAGGTTTCCGGCAGCCCCGTGGTGCTGCCTCTTCCTCCAGGCCCAGCCAGCCGAGTGCTAATCTCTGCGGGACAGCGGGCGCGGGGGAAACGGGGCCTCTCGCCAGCTTGGGGCAAAGCTGACTGCACTCCTGCAGCCGTTTGCCTCCCCCAGGGATTTCTCAGCCCATTTCCTCTAAGGGAGGCCATGCTGCAgccccccctgctcctgcccaggcccccactgcagggatgggagtgggggggggggggggggacccAGGTGGGGTCTCCCGGCTGCAGCGTGACCCCAAGCgtgggggctgcagcagggcaggggctgcagcacgGTCGCCCCTCAGCACATCCAAATCCTTGGGCAGCTCCACTCACTGCAGTGGGACCCTCTGCCCCCTCGGGGACCTCTCCTGAACACAGGGGACGTGGCAGAGGAGCCCCGGGACCCCGTGTGAAGCATCCCACAGGCTGATCCCTGCCAGAGCCATACGGAGATGGGGGCTGTGCCGTGGGGTCTGTCCCATCCCAGCACAGGTTCAGTGCAGTCGTGATTCTCAACCAGGACAGATGCTAATGACgggggggagcagggatggggcacctTTCCCTGCTGGAAACGCCAGTGCCATTCCCTTCACGTGTGTAGGAGCCCTCCAAGCCCCGAGAACAAAAGCCTCGGTGGCGCCCGCCGCCCTccccctgctcagagctggtgGAGCAGACTCAGGATCTGCTTCTGCTTCCGCTTCAAGCCCTCGGGCCGACGGGGAAGGAAGGAACCAGAGCTcgctgcctgctctgcctgacCTTGAGCAGGTCGCATGGGAACAGCGGAGCTCCCGCGGGAACCCTCGGCTTTCACAGACCTCGCCGGGAGCTGCTCCATGCCAAGGGCTTTGGTAGCTCAGTCTTTATCCCTGTCCCAGCTTTCCTGATTGCAAATTAGGGCAACAAATCTCAGGACTGGCCAACAACTGGGAATGAGCCCTGGCAGGTGAGACAGAGGGAGAAGAACCAGCAGCCAAAAGCCCCAGGAGAATCCCAGAGGTCACCTCGTGTGCCTGCTCACGATGGGCAGGGGGGAAACTGCACTGCTGCCTCCCGTTCTTGcagaagggggtggggggaaaaaaatggtggtGTCCAAAGCAGTGAAAATATTCCTAGCATGCCCTTCTCTCCTAAGCCATCTCTCTAGGCACTGCTTTGTCCAGGCACTCTGGGAACAATTGGGGTTGCTCAGCCAGACCGCAGGCTGTCGATCAGCAGAGAGAATGAATGCTGAGGCATAAGGAACCCATCTTCTCCCACAGCATCAGGAGGTGGCCACCAGAAATAGGGCCTGTGGCACAACAGCACAGGCAGCAAACAATTCCCAGGCACCGGTGCCAGTACCAGCcctgagcagggcagcaggagcccAGCAGAACGGGGTGTGGGAGGATCACCAGgcttccccagcacccactgtGGGGCTTGGGGCTGTGCCTTGGCACAAAGCATGTGCCCCGAGTCCCTGTGTGCCCCCACACTGCCAGCCCTGACCCCAGACCTGAGCACCGGGGCTGAGGAGGAGCAAAGACTCAGGGGTTATTTTGGAACCCAGCTtagaggggaggagaaaaaccCCCAGCGCTGGGGGAGCTGGCCCGGCCCCTCACAGCACCCTGTGGGCAGCCTGATGTGCGACTAATGGCAATCAATTCCCTTGCAGCCACACCTTCCTCACCAGCACCAGATCCTCCGTGACACCCACCCTGTCCCCGAGAGCCACCGCGGTGCAGCCGCTCCCCGCCCTGACACCCCGCACAGCCGCGGGGCTGCTgcaccctgccagccccctcCGCAGCGGCTCCGCTCCCATTTCCCAGAACCCAGCTCCATTTTATGGGGCTGCTCTGTCCCAGGGGCATCGCTGCGCAGCGCAGCCGCCAAGGAGGTTATCCCCAGCCAGCCACCCATTTGAGTTGGCCATGGGAAGAGAGGGAACGCGGGGTTAACCCTTGTGCTGCTAACGCATCTGGCAGCGCTGGGGAACATCTTTGTTTGAAAGCAGGCTTTAAACAAGTCCCAGCGGTGATGGGCTGCAGCAAAATACCCGGCGaggacccccccccccgtgcTATCCCCAtgccagagcagccccagcatccATAACATCAGGGCTGAGCTCCGGGCAGTGCCAGCCTACGGGCCGCCCGGGCCAGGTTTGGGGGTAGCAACCCGAAAAATGGCTGCGTGGAGGGACCGCGTatgtccctgccagcagcccagcccgACTCTTTCGCCAGCTTTGTTCCCACCGCGGGTGGGTTGGGAGCGGGTCCCCAGCCAGCCCGAGGGCAATCGGGAACGCGTTTCTGCGCAGAAATTTAGAGGCTGCAAGCAAGGTCAAGTGCCCTTCCCTTGCCATGACCCCCCCACCGCACCGGGCTGCCCAGCACCGCTGTCCCCCGGGGCCGGAGGTGGTCCCTGTGTCCCGGGGAGCTCAAGCCAGGTCAGCTCCGGATTCCCGGCTCCGTCGCACCGTAGGGCAGGGTCTGGGGTGGGGGCGTCCCTGGGCAGGTCCCCAGTTGCCTTCGTCCCTCACGTCACTGCTGAGCCCATACAAACTCACGGCACAGTGAGgagccccccgccccccgcggTGCCAGCGCGGGGCAGCAGAGGGCGCCAGAGCTTCGCGTAGCgacccccgccccgcccccctCCCGCCTCCCGCCTCCCGCCTCCCGCTTCGccccctgcatccctccccGCTCCCTCCATCCTCCGGGCATCGCTCCCTCTCCATCCACCGCGCCCCCCTCGGGGCATCCCGCCCTCCATCCCTCGGGATCGCTCCCTGCATCCCGCTGTCCCTCCCCCGGGcatccctctctcccccagACCCCTTCTCCCCCCATTGCCCACTCCTCTTCCCTACGAgcatccttccctccttccctcctccccttccctgccccaccCTTCCCCTAATCCACCACCGCGGCCCCACCAACCCCCTTTCACTCCTTCTTTGCTCTTCCCGCCCCCCCTCCTCCGCCCACCCCCTACCCCCCCGCCAGCCCGCAGCACCCACAGTCCCTGCAAGCGCTTGTCCCAGAACAACCCGCCCACCCACCTCGCACCCGAGTGTCACCCCCAGGCCCCGCCCTGCCGAGCCACCCTGACCCGGGACCCCCAGTGCTGCCCCACAGCAGCCGTGAGCACCGGCAGCACCCCAGTTTATCCCAGTTTAGCCTCCGGGCtgggggcaggagctgtgtcaCAGCAGATCACACCCCCCTCCTCCGCTTTCCAGATTTAtcaaaaatgtaataaaaatggaAACCGGCTGTCCCCGTTGCCACCTGGGGACACTGCCCCAGTGGGCTCCATCCCGTCCCACCCCCATGTGCCAGGCCGGGACAGCAGCATCTCGGGTCGGCTTTGCTGAGagcacatttaaaataataatagggAGAAGCATCACCTCGCTGGGGACCACCTCACAGCATGTGGTTACCCTGCCAGGCAGGCTGGTATTTTTAGCTTCCACTACCGAGGAATTGActgtatatgtatatttatagaGATAAAAGTTACCATCCCACCACTGCTGTGGGGGTGTGGGACACTGGCAGGTTCCCAGGCCCaaggctggcagcaggagaacGAGACAAGGGGGCACCCAGACACCCACAGGATGCTGGACCCTTTACAGCCATCCCCCGGATCAGGCAGAGCCCAGTGGGCTGGCCCAGCCACAATCCCACTGCATGGGGGGAACACAAAGCCCAGGGGGCTGGAGCCCACGGAGCAGGTTAAAGAGGGGGAGCACATGCCTTTCCAACAGCTTCTCTACTGGCTCAGTCTCACATACAAGTGCATTCTGAGCACACAATACAGTTATTGaataaaattatgctttttttagTACTTGTATGCATGTCGGTTTTAAGGCTCTGCCTAGAAACCAACCTCACCAGTTCCAGAGAGATGGGAGGGGAAAGCCAGGCCAGCCCTGGACCCCACGCTGTACTTGGAGGGTTGGGAGACACGTGGAGGCAAGCACAGCACCCCTGACACAGCAGCTCGCAGGTGGCACATCCATCCCTCACAGGTGACAATCCCATTGCCCTTTCCAGCCcggggaaaaaaagaaaagcactcctggctggggcagggatgcGGCAAGGGGGGGGCAAACTCTGCAGGCAGCCCAgggggctgctcctcctcttccctaTCTCCATCAGCCTATGGTGTCAGCTCTGCCTACGCCCAAAacctcctgcagagctctgcctaCGCCCGTAAGGACGagccctgccttcccctccaccACCTACCTCACCCTCCAGGCAGCACAGCCGGAGCACTGCAGGCTCCATCGGCACAGCTCGGCAAGCACCAGGCCAAGAGGCAGGACCCGATGAACACATGGTGCTCCCACCTCACCAGAGGGGCCAGAAACGGGTGGCTCTAATAACAGCACCGAGAATAAACGCAGCTCACTTACCATGGCCTCCCAACTCACTGAGtgctgctccccctctgcctccagctgcagcctcaggcCCCTGGTGCTTCCCAACTGCCCCTCTGgaccagccctgccccagcccagctgcccacAGTCCCCAATCTCCCCCCCACAAGGGATTCCCTATTAATgcttctccctcctgcagctggttTGGATTTTATCTACCActcccttcccagcaggatTCCAGGGGGCACAAAATATCCCCCCGAAATGTAGGATCTGCTGCCCCGTGATAGACAGCGTCGCTGAAACACAGTGCAACACAaagggctgctggagctgttATTGCTGCTGATCCCTGCGCCACTACACCAGAGCTGCCTGGAGCAGAGTCTGCCCTTGGAGCTGGCATCCTGCGAACCTCCCTCCCGAGGGGCCCCCggcagggctgggcacagcCCCCCACTCTCTGACAGACCGGCCGGCGGGCAGCGGGTGCTCCTGTGCCACCAGCCCCGGCGGTGGCAGCGCTGGTGCCATCTGTTCAGCAGGCACAGCCCCGTGTCACCATGTGCTGCAGGAGCCGTGCCAAACTGCCCGCACCCCGCTGAGGCACCCGCACGGGAACGGGGGTTTCAGTGCGGTGACCGATGACATTTCCAGCCCTGGTGAAAAGATGGGGGCACAGATATCAGCAGCACCTCCTCCGGCTCTGTAGATGAACCAAGTGGGTTGGGCGGTGGGTGCGGGGTCTGtgggggcagcctggggggCTTGGGGGCTCTGGTGGGGGCAGTTTACCAGCCCAccccctgcctggggaggtgggcACCTCTCAGGGTCCCAGTGggaacagaaacagcagcacGTGGCAGCGAGGACACAGCGGTCGCGGGGCTGGGAAGCCTCTCGCCGAGCTCCGTCCCGCTCCGCTTGCTTGCCAGTGAAAGGATTTGTCATCAGGGAGCTGATGAGTCCCTCGGGGCTGCCAGCTCGCTGCCTGCCCGCACCTCCTGCCTGGCGGGCGGCCTCCCTACGGCACACGGCTGAGGGCAGGCTGGCTCCCAGCAGCCCGGTGCTCCGGAGGGTCTGCACCCACTGtcccaccaacccccccccgcTCTGGGGTCCCCGATCCCACTGCCCGGCTGCTCCGGAGCCGCTGCCCCCAAAAGGTGTTTCTGAAAGATGCTCGGTGTAACCGGGCCGTGCTTGGCACCAGACACAGCCACACGCCGCGGGGACAGGAATATTCTTTCACTGGGAGAACAAGAAGAGCCCTCTGATGGCCGCCTTGTCCCTTGTAAACACCAACTTGGAGAGCATCAAATTACAGCCGCTACAGCGGCTCCCGGCAAGATGGTACCGGGGCGTGGAAGGCTCCGTGCCTGCCCGGCGGGGGCTGCCCGCCGGTGGGAAGCACCGGGGCTGGATCGGTGGCACCGCTGAGGCCGTGCACTGATGGGCCATGGTCCCGCCGCCACCCCGACACCTCGGCCCTGCCCTGGGGTCTGCAGGAGCACCAGCCCCGGCAGGATCGTTGCTCGCATCTCCCTGGCTGCGGAGGCGGAGGAGGGACCGGGTGGGCACAGGGTGGCAGGGACAGCCCGCCAGCTCGGCCGCAGCCCCGCCAGGACACGCCGCAGCTCTTGGCAGCCGAGGGGGTTGTGCGGCATCGCTGAGCTTCcacagcaggggctggggcGGACCGAGTCCCCGTGGGACAAAGCTTGGTGTCCTGCTTCCATCCTCCCTCCCGGCGTCACGGATCAGGAGATGGCCCCGTTCCCTGCAGCCTGCGGCTTCTCTGCAGCCCCCACCTGCGGCAGGGCCGCTGCCCCGGCGCCAtggcggaggggggggggctgccGGGGAGACCcctctgcagcaggcacagcctgGCAGCGGGCGGGCCCCGGGGCCATGCGGCCGGcggagctgcaggcagctgcctgctgcgCAGGGctcacccctcaccccccgCCCCCGGGCAGGAGCCCTCCCCGATACCCCCTCCCCCCGGCTTCGGCAGCAGGCAGGACCCACCGCTCCCCCCGGCCCGGGGCTCCGGCAGCCCGCGGCCCCtctccccgccccgccgcggGGGTCTGTTCGCCTCGGCCCCCCTTggcctctccccctctcccgGCCCCGGCTGCCCACGCTGCGGCAGCTGCCGGGGGTGAGGGGCGGGCGGATcagccccgctccgctccggcccccctgctctccccccGGGAAGGGGGCAGCGGTACCGCCCCCCCGGTTCTCCCGGGCGCTGCCCGCCCTACCTGCCCGCCGCCCCTCCCGGCCCTCCCCGGGACCGCTGGCTGCCGCCCAGCCCGGCGCTGCCcggctctcctcctcctcctcctcctcccgctcCTGTGGGCGCTGGCAGCGGCGGGCAGGGCCCTCTCCGATCTCCGGGGTATCAACCCCGCTCCGCCGTGCCCGAGCCGGGTCAGGCTGCCGAGGGGACGGGGGGAACGGAGGGCGAtgcggtgcggtgcggtgcggtgGTCCCCGGCGGGGATGCTCCGGCCGAGTTCCCCGCACCCCCCGCACGGCGCAGCCATAGCAACGGCgaggggctgccccagcccGGCCCGCAGCGCAATAAAAGGACGCGGGGAGAGAAAGAGCCGCGCGTTGCACTGGGCGATCTCCTGAGGGGTTGgcacaaacaaacagcaactgGAAGCAACTGGAGCCaatcccccagctccctttgtAATGCTTTCTGACACAGATTCCCTCTCCATGGCTGACTTTGCAAGtttccccatcctctcccctcctcGCGCGGCTTCTTTCCATGAGACTAAATTATACAGGAGAGGAGGGACATGCTGGAAATCCtagtgaaagggaaaaaaaaaaaaaaaaaaaaaaaaaaatcgggcAGGTCCATGCAGGCGGTTGCAGTCTGGCAGCCTCTGGGGAGCGAAGAGGGACAGGACCTGGCCCCAGGTCAGAACCATCAAAGGCCGTGAATTTCGAAACCGCCaagaaaggagcaggagaggaggggagcagaCCGGGGCCGTGCTTCTGACCAGCCCGCGGGGGGTGCTGGGACCACGGCCCCTCCACCAGCGgcagctgctgtcccagcacGCAGCACCCTCGGGGATGAAGACGATGACTTCTCCTCCCCTGAGAAATGTCTTGTTTTGGggctagaaaaagaaaaaaaaaaaaacaaaaacggaaaaaaaccccaagcagaTCTGGCCTGGTAGGGCCTCAGAGCCTCtcaagcagctcctgctttcctgcCCGGATGGGGTAGGCGAATGGAGccctggggggcacaggggaA
This genomic stretch from Heliangelus exortis chromosome 16, bHelExo1.hap1, whole genome shotgun sequence harbors:
- the COMMD7 gene encoding COMM domain-containing protein 7; protein product: MGPLHFTSEPVPEAVSGDMQNLNQLSAQQFSALTDLLFHFLTEPKEVERFMTQLSDFAIMNKISLGPLKNIVRSILLVPNGALKRNLSSEHVRADFIALGLSEEKASYFAQQWTVNSPTLTRLAVGQTLMINQLIDMEWKFGVTAGSSELEKVGSIFLQLKLVIKKGSQTENVYIELTLPQFYSFLHEMERVKTSLESFS